TTTCCTACTCTTGCTACCTtacaaaaacaccttttaaactTATATTCAACCTCAAACTGATTCGAaatcaattcaaatataattcaGAAATTTTAATCCAAAAAATGCCCCAAAACAAAATTACTTAGAAAAAATAAGTCAGTTCTAATACAATTTTCAAACTCAATTGTTTTGACCTATTTTTAGATCAACAtcatcattttaaattcatattattatttttagtcggaatttataataattctagtcaatttttatattttgaattaaattttatttattgtaaccTTAAAATAGATatattggtattttttttataagaaaatatttaacttataaaaatgCTCTACTTGACAAAAGTTAAAGTTGCCATTTGAATTGTTTTagttcttttattatattgtatgatgATTGATGtaataaatcttttttaaaattacttttaatacttaaaattatcattaatgTCTCCTTAAATGTTACACAATCACATTTTAACTAGTAAAAATACTCTATTCCACAAAGCTTTATTTgtcatttgaaatttttttagttttttttttattataatatatgatATGATTTGATTACATTTCTAACTTTTAATGAGATTACTATCATTAATTTTATCAAGAAAAGTCATTCTCCATTTACAtaaatcaattatatttttctccATTCACttatacttttaaataatttttttataacttcCATCAATAATTTTCAAACAATATCATCATTTTACAATGGATGTAAAGTAATTAATTGTTGATTAATGATTGAATTAGTTAACTTGTTTAACTAATTGATATCAGAAATTTATGTCACATGTTAAGAGAATATTTTGTAAACATGAATAGTTAGcaatcaataatttatttaagaaaaattaagactaattaacaaaaaagacaaagaaaaacTAACCgatatggttttttttttttttttttttttttttttttttttttttttttaaaaaaaaattgtattgaaATTCACATTTTGCGTGTTTTAAGGGTGTAAAGAATCGAATTATTATAACTAGGGTGAGTCTTGTAATTCATTCCTTCACAAGAATTAGCTGTCGCAAAGGATGAGCCTTGCAtgattaacaaataaaatccaTTGAAAGACTCTTGAAATGTgataattttatgaattttttccTTTGTCCCATGATAACATGTCAACTTATTATGcaagaatatataaattaaatatgagattaaaaatataaaagtttaaaactaagtttgaagtGAAATTGAGAAGTGTAAAACTATAGCTAAAGAGATACTTGTATAGTTGTATGagtctaaatttaaataataaaaagtgaataaaaaTTAGTCTAATTTATGCTCCCTTCTATTGATCctattagtttcattttaatttctacAGATATAAAAAAAGGGTTTGGGGGCTTGAAATCATTAAAGTAGCCAAGAAGAAGtaaaaaatgagacatttagttTGATTTAGAAAAATAATCTTATCTAACTAAgagaaaatgaaatatttaaaggtaaataagtaaaataatctaacacaaaatagaaaaatgataTTTAAGACCACTTATCCAAAAAATAGGGTGAATAGGAGAAAGTATGGTAAAACTTGAAAATTGAGATTCGAGTTTGATTACCTACTAATAATAgcatacttcctctgttttaaAATACTTGCTATACTATAGTTATtgacattatttatcgttcaaaattattttatatattgcgttAGTGtgtaaaacaataatataatcaattagCATCTTGTTTGAATACTCTAATTGTATATTTTCaagatttgaattttttataatttttaattatgtataataaattaataaatataatggaaaaaaaaataataaaaccaaCAAACTGAAAACgacaaaaaccaataaaaagtTGACCAAAAAGTAATTAGCTTATAACTCCCCTTGGGCAAAATGTAGAGGAACCAGAGATTACACATTGCATCAACATGATCATCTCATAAATCTTCTATAAAACTCCCTCCCTATTTATCTCGCCATAATTTTCTCTTTCCTCTCTCTAACTCATCCAGATCATTTTTTCTTCAATCCTTCATTCCTTTTATGTATGGGGTTTTCAAATGGAACCTTAGATAGTTACAATTTCATGTCATCTTCTTCTTTCACCGACCTCCTTAACTCCGGTGCCGACGACTCAACTGATAAGTTAGTCGTCGGCAACGGTTTACAAAACCAGAGCCTCTCCGATCGAATCGCTGATCGATTAGGCTCCGGAATTCCAAAATTTAAATCTTTACCACCTCCTTCAATTCCTATTTCTCCACCACCAGTTTCACCTTCTTCATATTTTGCTATTCCTCCTGGATTAAGTCCTACTGACCTTTTAGACTCCCCTGTTCTTCTTTCCTCTTCTaatgtgagtttttttttttttctaatttgttcTTTTATTTCTACAGTTGACTGTTTTTCAATAATTAATCTATagaatatttataaattttattttttgaagggaagaaaataataaatacattGAAATTTAGCTACTAAAATTAGTCcaatttttttacatttattttcgCTAGTTCTGTTGTTCTTCTTGCTTAAGCTGCTAGCTTTtgatcaatttttgttttttatttttggaaatagataatttcaaaaaaagttttactttttttttttcaaattgagGAAAATAAGCTACCtcctaaatttattttttccgaATTAAACCAATAAATATGGTGGGTTGAATTGAATATACTCCTCAACAATATTATTAggggttttttaatttttattttcaatttttagaaagaaaataatttttttttttgtttttatgttcaAATTGAGGAAAATAAGAAATGAGCTAcctcataaattttttttcattgcaagaattaaaaccaataaaaatggTGGGTTGAATTGAACATACTCCTcaacaataatattttggattttttttatattttcaatattttaaaaaattaaattaaaaggaTTTGGAAATGATCAActaatattgtttttgttttgggtTTTGTAGGTTCTACCATCCCCAACAACAGGGGCTTTTGCTGCTCAAGCTTGGAATTATACCAGCAACAATTTGAACAACAAACAGGAAGATATAAGCAAATATTCAGATTTTACCTTTCAAACACAATTTAGGCCTAATAATGATTCATCTACTATGTTTCAATCATCATTCCCTAGTGTATGTTCTTTTCTAATGTCTAAGTTTCTAAATTTTTAGATCAGAAATTGTTATAcgcaaattcttatatgagacagTCTTATCGTAAAATATGCCTCATATTTAGattaaataacccaataatagaaacttttagctaaTAAACTTTttgtttgaggtcgtctcatggtgagacggccTCTCATTAGAATTGCTCTGTAACATGTCATGAATCCTCAATCATCAACGATCagttttaagtttttggttgacaTCCAACAAAAATTCATGTTTGGTAATAATCTTTTGGGGTGTTACAAATTTTCAGGAACAGGGTTTGAGAGGAGatcaaaaccaacaaaaatcATGGGGTTTAGCAAATCAAAACAAACAAGATGATCAATCATCAAACACAATCAAATCAATGGTGAAATCAGAATTTCCCACTTCTCAATCTGAGAATTTCAATCAAGGAAACATTGTTAAGTATAAACAAGATCAGAATTCTAGTTTCCAACCAGCTCAATACATTAAGGATCATAGAAAATCAGATGATGGGTATAATTGGAGAAAATATGGGCAAAAACAAGTGAAAGGGAGTGAAAATCCTAGGAGTTATTACAAGTGTACATTTCCTACTTGTCCCATGAAGAAAAAGATTGAGAAATCATTAGAAGGACAGATTACTGAGATTGTTTATAAGGGTAGTCATAATCATCCTAAGCCTGTAAATACAAGAAGATCATCTTCTAACACTTATCAGAATTGTGTTGCTTCAACCAATGATTATAATGATCATTCATCAGTCCAACAAAGATCATCATCTGGGCAAATGGACTCGGTCGCGACACCGGAGATTTCATCTATTTCTATGGCAGATGATGAGGTTGATATGGGTTCTCAGAGTCAGAGGAGTAGATCAGTTGGGaatgattttgatgatgatgaacctcaaactaaaagatggtatattattttttattttccttcattTACTTCGTTCAAGAACTAACTCAACTAAAGCTGATAGTTGAGGCCtcaggatatatatatatatatatatatatatatatatatatatatatacatacatatatatatatatacatacatatatatatatatacatacatatatatatatatacatacatatatatatatatacatacatatatatatatatacatacatatatatatatatacatacatatatacatatatatatatacatatatacatatatatatatacatatatacatatatatacatatatacatatatacatgtatatatatacatatatatatatatatatacatatatacatatatatatatacatatatacatatatatacatatatacatatatacatatatatacatatatacatatatatatatatatatatatatacatatatatatatatatatatatatatacatatacatatacatatatacatacatatatatatatacatacatatatatatatatatatatatatatatatatatatatattttaacacgCCCCCTCATATGAAAGTCTTTTGTGGTAGAAGTGTAGACGTAGTACAGACCCTcgtcaaaatgaaaaatggttCGAGACCGGAACCTGTGATCTTTTATCATGCTGACTTCTAATATCATGTCAAGGAacaaattcaaccaaaagcttaaactgatggttgggacctcagaatatgttatataatctaacatttATCTTGATGAATTTAGTCTATTTGTATAGTTGATTGtcagttcaatattaataagatttttaaaaaatttatcgaGTTATAAACTAGACAGGTCTGAATCTAGATTTTTGTGTTGATTGTttcatttgttttatgtaaataGGAGAGGAGAGGTTGAGAATGAGATAATGTCAGCAGCACCAGGGAGTAGAGCAGTAAGGGAGCCAAGAGTAGTAGTTCAAACAACAAGTGATATTGATATCTTAGATGATGGATATAGATGGAGAAAATATGGTCAgaaagtagtgaagggtaatcCAAATCCAAGGtaaattctttgtttttttatcaACTTTCTTTTGATCAGaaagttgtattttttttgattaatattattagtacttctataaaatggttatttttttaTCTAGTTTTGTCTGTCTTTTTGATGCATTATGGGTCTAGGCAGTAATATATGACCATAATGATGGAATAAATATGCTCTAAACTCATTACTTTGTTGATTaactatataattataattattggcGAAAATCCGGGATCTTTCTAGTAGGATGACCAAAGTTTGGCCGGTGACCAATACTAAAGTGTAATGGATTCCATCATAGTTAGGTCCAAGATCATCCGATTAGTTCACACTTcatgtttattgtttataaaTATGGACAACATTGCCCATCCACTCTCTACTGATGTGGGGTTTGTACGGTCGGATGTTTTAAATAATAAGCATTTTGTAAGGAAATCAATtcaataaaaaacttaaattggTAGTTGCAGTTTATATATTCTATCACGCTTTTCACATGGGAGCCCTTTGGGCTGTAAGGGTGG
The sequence above is drawn from the Amaranthus tricolor cultivar Red isolate AtriRed21 chromosome 5, ASM2621246v1, whole genome shotgun sequence genome and encodes:
- the LOC130812877 gene encoding probable WRKY transcription factor 25, whose amino-acid sequence is MGFSNGTLDSYNFMSSSSFTDLLNSGADDSTDKLVVGNGLQNQSLSDRIADRLGSGIPKFKSLPPPSIPISPPPVSPSSYFAIPPGLSPTDLLDSPVLLSSSNVLPSPTTGAFAAQAWNYTSNNLNNKQEDISKYSDFTFQTQFRPNNDSSTMFQSSFPSEQGLRGDQNQQKSWGLANQNKQDDQSSNTIKSMVKSEFPTSQSENFNQGNIVKYKQDQNSSFQPAQYIKDHRKSDDGYNWRKYGQKQVKGSENPRSYYKCTFPTCPMKKKIEKSLEGQITEIVYKGSHNHPKPVNTRRSSSNTYQNCVASTNDYNDHSSVQQRSSSGQMDSVATPEISSISMADDEVDMGSQSQRSRSVGNDFDDDEPQTKRWRGEVENEIMSAAPGSRAVREPRVVVQTTSDIDILDDGYRWRKYGQKVVKGNPNPRSYYKCTHPSCPVRKHVERAAHDLKSVITTYEGKHNHDVPAARGSGMSRAALATVAQNNGALHSMAVRPSAVNYMNSTPINNHEMASSFAGTTPLSPFTIQLFQNHANLGFSGYLNQPQYSDNNSIFSNTSTTTTTTRPKDEPKEDLPYDL